A genomic stretch from Cloacibacterium caeni includes:
- a CDS encoding ATP-grasp domain-containing protein has translation MMKKVGILFGMEDTFPWAFIHRVNQLGNGEVVAEAVQINELNQGEDYGYAVIIDRISQDVPFYRAYLKNAALNGTYVINNPFWWSADEKFFNNCLMTKIGIPVPKTYLLPSYERPDDTTEKSFRNLQVINWEKIFSEIGFPAYMKPFAGGGWKSVYRVENPDDLFAKHAETEQLVMMLQEEIVFEDYYRVYCLGRKYVHIMPYEPRNPHHLRYVTESKYSGEQLENILKTIHDYTIKMNEALGYDFNTVEFAVKDGIPYAIDFCNPAPDADINSVGQANFDWIVENAAKYAIEKAKEHKDGAQNIDWGNFVKGKF, from the coding sequence ATTATGAAAAAAGTAGGAATTTTATTCGGAATGGAAGATACATTTCCGTGGGCATTTATACACAGAGTAAACCAGCTAGGAAACGGCGAAGTAGTAGCTGAAGCTGTTCAAATAAATGAACTAAACCAAGGCGAAGATTATGGTTACGCCGTAATTATCGACAGAATTTCACAAGATGTGCCTTTTTATAGGGCTTATCTTAAAAATGCAGCGCTTAACGGAACTTACGTCATCAACAATCCTTTTTGGTGGAGTGCAGACGAAAAATTCTTTAACAATTGCTTAATGACAAAAATCGGGATTCCTGTTCCTAAAACGTACCTTTTGCCATCTTACGAAAGACCAGATGATACTACAGAAAAGTCTTTCAGAAACTTACAAGTAATTAATTGGGAGAAAATTTTTTCAGAAATTGGCTTCCCAGCGTATATGAAACCATTTGCAGGAGGCGGTTGGAAAAGCGTTTATAGAGTAGAAAATCCAGATGATTTATTTGCAAAACACGCAGAAACAGAGCAATTGGTAATGATGCTTCAAGAGGAAATCGTTTTTGAAGATTATTATAGAGTGTATTGTTTGGGTAGAAAATACGTTCACATTATGCCTTATGAACCTAGAAATCCGCACCATTTAAGATATGTAACCGAATCGAAATATTCTGGGGAACAACTAGAAAACATCTTAAAAACCATTCACGATTATACGATAAAAATGAATGAAGCATTGGGTTATGATTTCAATACTGTAGAATTTGCTGTAAAAGACGGAATTCCTTATGCGATTGATTTTTGTAATCCAGCTCCAGATGCAGACATTAATTCTGTAGGACAAGCCAATTTTGATTGGATTGTAGAAAATGCAGCAAAATACGCCATCGAAAAAGCAAAAGAACACAAAGATGGTGCTCAAAATATTGATTGGGGAAATTTTGTAAAAGGGAAATTTTAA
- a CDS encoding carboxylate-amine ligase yields the protein MEEKHKFTIGIEEEYQIIDVESRDLVSHVSKIIDGTQSLLHEKLKNEMHESVVEMETSVCENIKQAREEMYSLRRNLVDLAKKHNLRVSGGGTHPFSDWKLQNITTKDRYDIIVNDMGDVARSNLIFGLHVHVGVPNREEGIRIQNIARYFLPHIYALSTCSPFWEGRNTGFKSFRQKIFAKFPRTGIPSHFNSWADFEQYVNILIKTGTIDNAKKIWWDLRVHPIYPTIEFRICDMPLRIEETLCLAAIMQCIVAKIYKLHQQNISFRNYRRILINENKWRASRYGIDAELIDFGKEISVPYEKILDELLEFIDDVVDELDCRKEVEYAREIVKMGTGADRKIKVYNETGDLKKVVDYMIYETEFGLF from the coding sequence ATGGAAGAAAAACACAAATTTACGATTGGTATAGAAGAGGAATATCAAATTATAGATGTAGAATCAAGAGATTTAGTTTCTCACGTTTCTAAAATTATCGACGGTACACAATCTTTGCTCCACGAAAAACTCAAAAACGAAATGCACGAGTCTGTAGTGGAAATGGAAACCAGTGTCTGCGAAAATATAAAACAAGCCAGAGAAGAAATGTATTCTCTCCGAAGAAATCTGGTAGATTTAGCCAAAAAACACAACCTGAGAGTTTCTGGAGGCGGAACTCACCCTTTTTCTGATTGGAAACTGCAAAACATCACCACCAAAGATAGATACGACATTATTGTAAATGATATGGGAGATGTAGCACGTTCTAATCTTATTTTTGGGTTGCACGTTCACGTTGGCGTTCCTAACAGAGAAGAAGGTATTAGAATTCAGAATATTGCGAGGTATTTTTTACCGCACATTTATGCGCTTTCTACTTGTTCGCCATTTTGGGAAGGCAGAAATACAGGTTTTAAATCTTTTAGACAAAAAATATTTGCAAAATTCCCTAGAACTGGCATTCCTAGTCATTTTAATTCTTGGGCAGATTTCGAACAATACGTTAATATTTTAATTAAAACAGGAACCATTGACAATGCTAAGAAAATCTGGTGGGATCTTAGAGTTCACCCGATTTATCCAACCATAGAGTTCAGAATTTGTGATATGCCTCTCAGAATTGAGGAAACGCTTTGTTTAGCTGCAATTATGCAATGTATTGTTGCTAAAATTTATAAACTCCATCAGCAAAACATCAGTTTTAGAAATTACAGAAGAATTTTAATTAATGAAAACAAATGGAGAGCTTCTAGATACGGAATTGATGCTGAATTGATAGATTTCGGGAAAGAAATTTCCGTTCCTTACGAAAAGATTTTAGACGAATTATTAGAATTTATAGACGATGTAGTAGATGAATTAGACTGCCGAAAAGAAGTAGAATACGCGAGAGAAATTGTAAAAATGGGAACTGGTGCAGACAGAAAAATTAAAGTTTACAATGAAACTGGCGATTTGAAGAAAGTGGTAGATTATATGATTTATGAAACAGAATTTGGTTTATTTTAA